The proteins below come from a single Halobacillus salinarum genomic window:
- a CDS encoding acetylornithine deacetylase has protein sequence MKELTELLSEVERRENELYQLLSDLISYPTVSPPARNTTEAQDYVSDYLRKIGFSIEQWELYPGDSIVAGTKLGRDEDNAGSLILNGHLDVAAIEENEQWDFDPFTCAVTEEKIYGRGTADMKGGMAGILFALKLLYEWGIEPLGTVYVQSAAGEEVGEAGTKSCCENGYHADLALVADTSNCMIQGQGGVITGWIILQSPETFHDASRRSMIHAGGGVHGASTIEKMMKIISGLQELEKHWAITKSSPGFPPGSNTINPAVIEGGRHPAFIADRCGLWVTVHYYPEENYNDIVHEIEEHLSHVVQADPWLREHPPAFQWGGNSMIEEKGEIFPSFSVDRHHTGVEMLAHAHELVNQTPVQFSMSPTVTDGGWLAEAGIPTILYGPGTLEQAHAVNESIDRIQLLQFTKTMVAFLYRWFLNSEKKG, from the coding sequence ATGAAAGAACTAACTGAATTATTATCAGAAGTGGAGAGAAGAGAGAATGAATTGTACCAGCTGTTATCCGACTTAATCTCCTATCCAACTGTAAGTCCTCCTGCAAGAAACACCACAGAAGCCCAGGATTACGTCAGTGATTACCTTAGGAAAATAGGATTTTCCATTGAACAATGGGAGCTGTATCCTGGAGATTCTATTGTGGCAGGAACAAAACTCGGAAGGGATGAGGATAATGCTGGAAGCCTGATTCTGAATGGACATCTGGATGTAGCAGCTATTGAAGAAAATGAACAATGGGATTTTGATCCTTTTACCTGTGCAGTGACGGAGGAAAAGATTTACGGACGCGGCACGGCAGATATGAAAGGAGGAATGGCCGGGATTTTATTTGCCTTAAAACTGCTTTATGAATGGGGGATTGAACCGCTTGGCACGGTATATGTGCAGTCTGCGGCAGGAGAAGAAGTTGGCGAAGCCGGCACAAAATCCTGCTGTGAAAATGGATATCACGCTGATCTTGCCTTAGTAGCAGATACAAGCAACTGTATGATTCAAGGTCAGGGAGGGGTGATTACAGGTTGGATCATCCTTCAGAGCCCAGAAACATTTCACGATGCCAGCAGACGATCGATGATCCATGCTGGAGGCGGTGTGCACGGAGCAAGTACAATTGAAAAAATGATGAAAATAATAAGCGGGCTGCAGGAGCTTGAAAAGCATTGGGCTATTACAAAAAGCAGTCCAGGGTTCCCTCCCGGGTCCAATACGATCAATCCTGCTGTTATCGAAGGAGGCAGGCATCCTGCGTTTATTGCGGACCGGTGCGGACTTTGGGTCACAGTTCATTATTATCCTGAAGAAAACTACAACGACATTGTTCATGAAATCGAAGAGCACCTTTCCCATGTAGTTCAAGCTGATCCGTGGCTCAGAGAACATCCTCCTGCATTTCAATGGGGAGGGAACTCGATGATCGAAGAAAAAGGAGAGATTTTCCCTTCCTTTTCTGTCGACCGTCATCACACAGGGGTTGAGATGCTTGCTCATGCCCACGAGCTTGTGAACCAAACACCTGTACAATTCTCCATGTCGCCGACTGTGACCGATGGAGGATGGTTGGCAGAAGCAGGTATACCAACGATTTTATATGGCCCTGGAACCCTGGAACAAGCTCATGCGGTCAATGAATCTATCGACAGAATTCAGCTTCTTCAGTTTACAAAAACAATGGTCGCTTTTTTATATCGTTGGTTTTTGAATAGTGAAAAGAAAGGATGA
- the tenA gene encoding thiaminase II, giving the protein MFTDRLFEKTSTIWEKYLEHPFVKEIGKGSLDLDKFQFFMEQDYLYLIDYCKVFALGSAKASRLEVMTIFSDLLHSTLNEEMELHRQYAEKLGMTRTQLENSTPSSTLSAYTSYMLQKSYQGSEADVAASVLACTWSYNFIGLNLAQTEGATEHPFYGDWINMYASDEFSQLASQMKQLMNELAEEKPEREKAELEAIFVHCSKLEYLFWDMAYDKQMWPQEISS; this is encoded by the coding sequence ATGTTTACAGATCGGCTGTTCGAGAAGACAAGTACAATTTGGGAAAAGTATTTAGAACATCCGTTTGTTAAAGAAATTGGAAAAGGAAGCCTGGATCTGGATAAATTTCAATTCTTTATGGAACAGGATTACTTATATTTAATCGATTACTGTAAAGTATTTGCGTTAGGAAGTGCAAAGGCGAGCCGTTTAGAAGTCATGACTATCTTTTCTGATTTGCTGCATTCAACCCTCAATGAAGAAATGGAGCTGCACAGACAATACGCAGAAAAATTAGGTATGACAAGAACACAGCTGGAAAACAGTACCCCTTCATCCACCTTGTCAGCTTATACAAGCTACATGCTTCAAAAATCCTATCAAGGCTCTGAGGCTGATGTTGCGGCCTCTGTTCTCGCGTGTACTTGGAGTTATAATTTCATCGGATTGAATTTAGCTCAAACAGAGGGTGCGACCGAGCATCCATTCTATGGCGATTGGATTAACATGTATGCTTCCGACGAATTCAGCCAGCTCGCAAGCCAAATGAAACAGCTGATGAACGAGCTGGCTGAAGAGAAACCTGAGCGGGAAAAAGCAGAATTAGAAGCCATATTCGTGCATTGCAGTAAACTGGAGTATTTATTTTGGGACATGGCGTATGATAAACAAATGTGGCCGCAAGAAATCAGTTCGTGA
- a CDS encoding LacI family DNA-binding transcriptional regulator, with product MATISDVAKLTGLSKSTVSRVINNHPYISKEKRKLVEKAMDELGYQPNPSARRLRGQLTSTIGVVVPRIANPFFSYLLASIEQTAFQNNYQVLMFQSNENKEKEVYFLNLLKTKQVDGLIMTAVENDWNTIEPFTKYGPIILCNEYLSSASIPMIRVNQTKGAYLAAKHFIDQGHTKIAYCTGGLFADDGKDKDRNKGYQQALEEAGIPLNPSWIFINKHSIEDGKKVMKDIIELKDNPTAIFTGSDEIAAGVIIQAKELGLKVPEDIAVIGFDDQPSAEMLDPKLTTIRQPIEQMGQKAVEVLLSLLNKSEPENKMPELPVELVVRNST from the coding sequence ATGGCAACGATTTCAGATGTCGCTAAGTTAACCGGCTTGTCCAAATCTACCGTATCCCGAGTGATCAATAACCATCCGTACATTTCCAAGGAAAAGAGAAAACTGGTCGAAAAAGCGATGGATGAACTAGGTTACCAGCCAAACCCTTCAGCCAGGCGGCTGAGAGGACAGCTGACAAGCACGATCGGTGTTGTTGTACCAAGGATCGCAAACCCTTTTTTCTCTTATCTATTAGCTTCGATTGAACAAACCGCTTTTCAAAACAACTACCAGGTCCTCATGTTTCAAAGCAACGAAAACAAAGAAAAAGAAGTTTATTTTCTTAACTTATTAAAAACGAAACAAGTGGATGGTCTTATTATGACTGCGGTTGAAAATGACTGGAACACCATCGAGCCTTTTACAAAATACGGACCGATTATCCTCTGCAATGAATATCTCAGTTCAGCTAGTATTCCGATGATACGTGTCAACCAAACCAAAGGCGCGTATTTAGCTGCCAAGCATTTCATTGATCAAGGGCACACGAAAATCGCCTATTGCACCGGTGGGTTATTTGCTGACGACGGTAAAGATAAAGATCGAAACAAAGGGTATCAACAGGCCCTTGAGGAAGCAGGAATTCCTCTAAACCCTTCGTGGATTTTCATCAATAAGCATTCCATTGAGGATGGAAAAAAGGTTATGAAAGATATCATAGAGCTCAAAGACAACCCCACCGCTATTTTCACAGGCAGCGATGAAATAGCAGCAGGTGTTATTATCCAGGCTAAGGAACTCGGCTTGAAGGTCCCGGAAGATATCGCCGTCATCGGATTTGATGATCAGCCCAGCGCGGAAATGCTGGACCCGAAACTAACGACCATCCGCCAGCCTATTGAGCAGATGGGACAAAAAGCAGTAGAGGTACTTCTCTCTTTGCTGAATAAATCAGAACCCGAAAATAAGATGCCGGAACTTCCTGTTGAGTTAGTCGTCCGCAACTCTACGTAA
- a CDS encoding ABC transporter substrate-binding protein → MKGIKLLSSLCLSSVLLAGCSFSSGGSADVSGNDLSIEIFQGKVEFNDQFKQLAKEYEKENPNVDIKITSVGGGSDYAGSLKTKFASGDEPEIFSIAGPTEAATYDKYLADLSDTKAAEQALDGTLDPVSKDEEVHGLPFNQEGYGLIYNKEIFKKAGIDAKQILTYEDLEKAVKKLDSKKQQLGIDAVFAFPAKEKWVPGNHLSNVYLAPQFDQKVLQAFQSDTVEFNKGKEFQRMIDLQSSYSIQPTLNLDYSQQVEQYFSLQKVAIIQQGNWIYPSVEQMDADFAQNGMGIIPIPVKGFEGKLPVGIPNYWAVNKNSDAKTIQASKDFIDWMYTSETGKKAVLKDFKFIPAYQGYNTSDISDPLSKEIYQYASDKKTTGWVFLGYPGTWGDYLGANVQKYLSGEISWSELEQDSKNKWQEMRN, encoded by the coding sequence ATGAAAGGGATAAAACTATTGTCGTCGCTTTGTTTGTCTAGTGTTTTACTTGCTGGGTGCTCATTTTCTTCAGGTGGGTCAGCTGATGTTTCCGGAAATGATCTATCCATTGAAATATTTCAAGGTAAAGTAGAATTTAATGACCAATTCAAACAGCTTGCGAAAGAATATGAAAAAGAAAACCCGAATGTAGATATTAAAATCACTAGTGTAGGTGGCGGTTCTGATTATGCAGGCTCACTTAAAACAAAATTTGCTTCCGGAGATGAACCTGAAATATTTAGTATTGCAGGACCTACCGAAGCCGCCACTTACGACAAATATCTGGCTGATTTATCGGATACTAAGGCAGCTGAGCAAGCACTTGATGGAACACTTGACCCTGTATCAAAGGATGAAGAAGTCCATGGCCTGCCGTTCAATCAAGAAGGATACGGATTGATCTATAATAAAGAAATATTCAAAAAAGCTGGAATCGATGCAAAGCAAATCCTGACTTATGAGGATTTGGAAAAGGCTGTCAAGAAGCTTGACAGTAAAAAGCAGCAACTCGGAATTGATGCAGTCTTCGCGTTTCCTGCAAAAGAAAAATGGGTACCCGGCAACCATTTATCTAATGTTTATCTGGCGCCTCAATTTGACCAGAAGGTGCTTCAGGCATTTCAATCAGATACCGTTGAATTTAATAAAGGAAAAGAATTTCAAAGAATGATTGATTTGCAAAGCAGCTATTCAATTCAACCAACCTTGAACCTTGACTACTCTCAGCAAGTGGAACAGTATTTTTCTTTGCAGAAGGTGGCAATAATTCAACAGGGAAATTGGATTTATCCTTCCGTTGAACAAATGGATGCCGACTTTGCTCAAAATGGAATGGGGATTATCCCGATCCCTGTAAAAGGTTTTGAAGGCAAGCTTCCTGTTGGAATTCCTAATTACTGGGCTGTGAATAAAAACAGTGATGCAAAAACCATTCAGGCTTCTAAAGATTTCATTGACTGGATGTACACCTCAGAAACCGGAAAAAAAGCCGTACTTAAAGACTTTAAATTCATACCTGCTTATCAAGGATATAACACTTCCGATATTTCTGATCCTTTGTCAAAAGAAATCTATCAGTATGCATCGGATAAGAAAACAACCGGATGGGTGTTTCTTGGCTATCCTGGAACATGGGGAGATTACTTGGGAGCGAACGTCCAGAAATACTTAAGCGGTGAAATCAGCTGGAGTGAACTGGAGCAGGATTCAAAAAATAAATGGCAGGAAATGAGAAATTAA
- a CDS encoding TetR/AcrR family transcriptional regulator — protein sequence MGRNSRKIDILTAASKIVSDRGIFNLTLEAVAEQAGISKGGLLYHYPSKEALVKGMVEHLASNYQEKIKNNAEQDPVEKGRWTRSFLDVTFNQSYENKDMNAGLLAAKAVNSDLLEPIRQAYKNWQHEIENDGLDPVKATIIRLAIDGIWLSELFDIYQIEEDKKDKVYSTLKSWAEE from the coding sequence ATGGGCAGGAATTCTAGAAAAATAGATATTCTTACAGCAGCATCTAAAATTGTAAGTGACCGCGGGATCTTTAACCTGACTTTGGAAGCTGTAGCTGAACAAGCTGGGATTAGTAAAGGCGGTCTGCTTTATCATTATCCTTCCAAAGAAGCTTTGGTGAAGGGAATGGTAGAACATTTAGCCAGCAATTATCAGGAAAAAATTAAGAATAATGCTGAGCAGGACCCGGTGGAAAAAGGAAGGTGGACACGCTCTTTTCTTGATGTCACCTTTAATCAAAGCTATGAAAACAAAGACATGAATGCAGGTTTGCTTGCAGCCAAAGCGGTGAACTCGGATTTACTTGAGCCCATTCGTCAAGCTTATAAAAATTGGCAGCATGAGATTGAGAATGATGGCTTGGACCCGGTTAAGGCAACGATCATACGTTTAGCTATCGATGGAATCTGGTTATCAGAGCTGTTTGATATTTACCAAATTGAGGAAGATAAAAAAGATAAGGTATATTCAACGTTAAAAAGTTGGGCAGAAGAATAA
- a CDS encoding BKACE family enzyme — MSQKVLLTAAVTGAGDTTEKNPHVPVTPKEIADAAIESAKAGASIAHVHARDPQTGGISHDVNHYREIVDRIRESETDVIINITSGGGGDFIPNLAAPAAGGEGTDIQRPDERHQPVGELLPEMCTLDCGSTNFGNMIYMSPTDWLREQAKLVQQSGVKPELECFDTGHIRFANQLIKEGLVDGEPMFQFCLGIPWGAEADAETILYMKNRIPENAHWSAFGIGRMQMPIAAQSALLGGNVRVGLEDNIYLQKGVLARNDQLVDKAVSMLNSNGLEVYSPAEAREEFNLRNPHQGGNNYE, encoded by the coding sequence GTGAGTCAGAAAGTGTTATTAACAGCTGCTGTAACTGGAGCCGGAGATACTACAGAAAAAAACCCGCATGTACCAGTTACACCGAAGGAAATTGCTGATGCAGCCATTGAATCTGCAAAAGCTGGAGCATCCATCGCTCACGTACACGCTCGTGATCCACAAACCGGAGGGATCAGCCATGATGTAAATCATTACCGTGAAATCGTGGACCGGATTCGTGAATCAGAAACAGATGTCATTATTAACATTACTTCAGGAGGCGGAGGAGATTTCATCCCTAATTTGGCTGCTCCTGCTGCCGGAGGAGAGGGAACGGATATCCAGCGACCTGATGAACGTCATCAGCCAGTTGGGGAACTGCTTCCAGAAATGTGCACCCTGGATTGCGGGAGTACCAATTTTGGAAACATGATCTACATGAGCCCGACAGACTGGCTGAGGGAACAGGCCAAATTAGTTCAACAGAGCGGCGTAAAGCCAGAACTGGAATGTTTTGATACCGGCCATATCCGTTTTGCCAACCAATTAATAAAGGAAGGTTTGGTGGATGGTGAACCGATGTTCCAATTCTGCCTGGGGATTCCGTGGGGAGCAGAGGCAGACGCTGAGACCATCTTATATATGAAAAACAGGATTCCTGAAAACGCCCACTGGTCCGCATTTGGCATTGGACGGATGCAAATGCCGATAGCTGCTCAGTCCGCATTGCTTGGCGGAAATGTAAGAGTTGGGCTTGAAGACAATATTTATTTACAAAAAGGAGTTTTAGCTAGAAATGATCAGCTGGTAGATAAAGCTGTCAGCATGCTTAACAGCAATGGTTTAGAAGTGTACAGTCCTGCAGAGGCGCGCGAAGAATTTAACTTGAGAAATCCTCATCAAGGGGGAAACAACTATGAATGA
- a CDS encoding 3-hydroxyacyl-CoA dehydrogenase NAD-binding domain-containing protein, translating to MNESIKKVAVIGTGVIGNGWIARFLSQGYEVTAFDPAAGAEERTRLAVNHAWPSLEERGLAANASKDRLFFKDDLAEAVSGADYIQENVPEREELKKSVLHTIDQHARMDALIGSSTSGIKPSILQSDMIHPERFFVAHPFNPVYLLPLVEVVGGEQTNKKALEQAGRFFSSIDMKPLTIHKEIDGHVADRLMEALWREALHLVNDGIATTEEVDKAIIYGAGLRWAQMGPFLTFHLAGGEQGMRHMLEQFGPALKLPWTKLKAPELTEELKERVISGCEEYAGDQSVSDLEAKRNEFLVKLLALVEEYWPEESQAKANI from the coding sequence ATGAATGAATCCATTAAAAAAGTAGCAGTCATCGGCACCGGAGTGATTGGCAATGGCTGGATTGCAAGATTTCTATCCCAAGGGTATGAGGTTACTGCTTTTGATCCTGCTGCAGGTGCAGAGGAAAGAACGAGACTGGCGGTGAACCATGCATGGCCGTCTCTGGAAGAACGCGGACTTGCGGCAAATGCTTCTAAAGACCGCTTATTTTTTAAAGATGACTTAGCAGAAGCTGTGTCTGGTGCTGATTATATTCAAGAAAATGTACCGGAACGTGAAGAACTGAAAAAAAGCGTACTGCATACTATTGATCAGCATGCAAGAATGGATGCCTTGATCGGATCCAGCACATCCGGAATAAAACCGAGCATTTTGCAATCTGATATGATTCATCCGGAACGCTTCTTTGTAGCGCATCCGTTTAATCCAGTTTATTTACTGCCACTAGTAGAGGTAGTAGGCGGTGAACAAACCAATAAGAAAGCACTTGAACAGGCCGGCCGCTTTTTCTCTTCTATCGACATGAAACCATTGACGATTCATAAAGAAATCGATGGCCATGTCGCGGATCGATTAATGGAAGCCTTATGGCGTGAAGCTCTTCACTTAGTTAATGATGGCATTGCAACAACAGAAGAAGTAGATAAAGCCATTATCTACGGGGCGGGCTTACGCTGGGCGCAAATGGGACCATTTCTTACCTTCCATTTAGCCGGCGGTGAGCAAGGCATGCGTCATATGCTGGAACAGTTTGGTCCAGCTTTAAAGCTTCCTTGGACGAAGCTGAAAGCCCCTGAACTAACAGAGGAATTAAAAGAACGGGTCATCTCTGGATGTGAAGAGTATGCAGGAGACCAATCCGTTTCTGATCTAGAAGCAAAGCGAAATGAATTTTTAGTTAAGCTTCTTGCGCTTGTAGAAGAATATTGGCCGGAGGAATCCCAAGCAAAAGCAAACATCTAG
- a CDS encoding thioesterase family protein, which translates to MFETSTLFTTQVREDWVDYNGHMNDAAYAVVFSQAVDRFMEEIGLDAGSREHHQYTVFTLENHLLYLKEAHKNEELHVSMQLIDEDAKRLHVFFEMKNTQGDILATSEQMLMGMSTSSGSPAPFPSSISEFILKLRRKHEHLDVPKQIGRQIGIRRKP; encoded by the coding sequence TTGTTTGAGACAAGCACCTTATTCACTACTCAAGTTAGAGAAGACTGGGTGGACTATAACGGGCACATGAACGACGCCGCCTACGCTGTCGTATTCAGTCAAGCCGTTGACCGATTTATGGAAGAGATCGGGTTGGACGCAGGCAGCCGCGAGCACCATCAATATACAGTGTTCACTTTAGAAAATCATCTATTGTATTTAAAAGAAGCGCATAAAAACGAAGAGCTTCATGTTTCTATGCAGTTGATCGATGAGGATGCAAAGCGGCTCCATGTTTTCTTTGAAATGAAAAATACTCAAGGGGACATCCTTGCAACCAGCGAGCAGATGCTAATGGGGATGAGTACTTCTTCAGGAAGCCCTGCTCCATTTCCAAGTTCTATATCTGAATTCATTCTGAAACTGAGAAGGAAACATGAACATTTGGATGTGCCGAAACAGATAGGGAGACAAATTGGGATCCGTCGTAAACCCTAG
- a CDS encoding quaternary amine ABC transporter ATP-binding protein, with protein sequence MKKIEVHQMTKIFGAHPKQGMNRLNQGESKEEILKNTGLTVGVNQASFSVNPGEFFVIMGLSGSGKSTLIRLVNRLIEPTAGEVYIDGEDLTKMNQASLIETRRKKLGMVFQKFGLFPHRTVLHNVAYGLEIQGINKNEREKKALKSIEDVGLKGYENSYPNELSGGMQQRVGLARALANDTDILLMDEAFSALDPLIRKEMQDELLHLQKKLGKTILFITHDLDEALKLGDRVAIMKDGEIVQVGTSEEILENPVNDYVSSFVKDVDRSKVLEAHHVMQRPEVLTTYKDGPRVAIRKMEEAGVSSIFVVDKNDCFKGLLTVDDAIRAYNEQISLEEVLKADVYSTSRTTPLNDLLGIAADTHYPIAVVEEGKLEGIISRVSILSGLVLGKNSNEEAEV encoded by the coding sequence ATGAAAAAGATCGAAGTTCACCAAATGACGAAAATTTTCGGTGCTCACCCGAAGCAGGGAATGAACCGTTTGAATCAAGGAGAATCAAAGGAAGAAATATTGAAAAATACCGGATTAACCGTAGGAGTTAACCAAGCGTCTTTCTCAGTAAACCCAGGAGAATTTTTTGTGATTATGGGATTATCCGGAAGTGGAAAATCTACGTTAATCCGACTTGTAAACCGTTTAATCGAGCCTACAGCTGGAGAGGTTTACATCGACGGTGAGGACCTTACAAAAATGAATCAAGCTTCTCTTATCGAAACGAGGCGCAAAAAGCTGGGCATGGTTTTTCAGAAGTTCGGATTGTTTCCTCATCGAACCGTCCTGCATAACGTTGCCTACGGCTTGGAGATCCAAGGTATAAACAAAAATGAGCGGGAAAAAAAAGCACTTAAATCAATTGAAGACGTCGGATTAAAAGGGTATGAAAACAGCTATCCGAATGAATTGAGCGGTGGCATGCAGCAAAGAGTGGGACTGGCTCGGGCGCTTGCTAATGATACAGATATTTTACTTATGGACGAAGCATTCAGTGCCCTTGATCCGCTTATCCGAAAAGAGATGCAGGATGAGCTGCTCCACTTGCAAAAGAAATTAGGCAAGACCATTCTATTTATCACTCATGATTTAGATGAGGCTTTAAAGCTTGGAGATCGAGTAGCCATCATGAAAGATGGAGAGATCGTTCAAGTGGGCACGTCCGAAGAAATTTTAGAAAATCCTGTCAATGATTACGTGTCCAGCTTCGTTAAAGATGTTGATCGTTCAAAGGTTTTGGAAGCCCATCATGTCATGCAGCGCCCAGAGGTTCTAACCACGTATAAGGATGGTCCTCGTGTTGCGATCAGAAAAATGGAGGAAGCTGGGGTTTCCAGTATTTTCGTTGTCGATAAGAACGATTGTTTTAAAGGCTTATTGACAGTGGATGATGCAATCCGTGCCTACAACGAACAAATCTCCTTAGAAGAAGTTTTAAAAGCGGATGTTTATTCAACCAGCAGGACAACACCATTAAACGATCTGCTTGGGATCGCTGCTGATACCCACTACCCGATTGCCGTAGTCGAAGAAGGAAAACTTGAAGGAATTATATCACGTGTTTCCATTCTTTCCGGCTTAGTGCTAGGGAAAAATAGTAATGAGGAGGCCGAAGTATAA
- a CDS encoding ABC transporter permease, with protein sequence MNYFHLPLEEWTNSFVNNWLIPVLGGFFNHISHALSTFINAVTNALVSIPPEIIAIVLILLAWRAAGKGMALFTLIGCLYLGSVNLWDGAMQTIAVVIVSTLLSILIGVPVGILSATNRVIDKIVRPILDFMQTLPSFVYLIPAILLFGLGGVPAVISTFVFATPPAVRMTSLGIKQVPGDVVEASRAFGSTKKQLLFKVQLPMAVPTIMAGINQTIMLALSMAVIASMIGAPGLGSTVLSGISTVNVGLGLTGGLGIVVLAIVLDRITQGFGQKV encoded by the coding sequence ATGAATTACTTTCATCTTCCATTAGAAGAATGGACAAATTCTTTTGTGAATAATTGGTTAATTCCTGTACTAGGAGGATTTTTCAATCATATCAGCCATGCCCTCTCTACCTTCATTAATGCCGTAACGAATGCCCTCGTTTCCATACCTCCGGAAATTATTGCGATTGTTCTTATATTGCTTGCCTGGCGTGCAGCGGGGAAAGGCATGGCACTGTTTACTTTAATCGGCTGTCTTTATCTTGGGTCTGTCAATTTATGGGATGGAGCCATGCAGACTATTGCGGTCGTCATTGTATCGACTCTGCTGTCGATTCTTATTGGAGTCCCAGTGGGCATATTAAGCGCCACAAACCGGGTGATTGATAAAATTGTCCGTCCGATTCTCGACTTTATGCAGACGCTTCCCAGCTTTGTTTATTTAATTCCGGCCATTCTGCTTTTCGGACTCGGAGGCGTGCCAGCCGTGATTTCTACCTTTGTCTTTGCTACTCCTCCAGCAGTACGCATGACAAGTCTCGGCATCAAACAGGTGCCTGGAGACGTAGTAGAAGCGTCTAGAGCCTTTGGGTCTACAAAAAAACAGCTGTTGTTTAAAGTACAGCTGCCTATGGCTGTTCCTACTATTATGGCAGGGATTAATCAAACGATTATGCTTGCGCTGTCCATGGCTGTCATTGCGTCGATGATCGGAGCTCCCGGCCTGGGATCTACTGTTCTTTCTGGAATTTCTACAGTCAACGTAGGACTCGGATTAACCGGCGGACTGGGAATCGTTGTATTAGCCATCGTGCTTGATCGAATTACGCAAGGATTTGGACAAAAAGTTTAA
- a CDS encoding glycine betaine ABC transporter substrate-binding protein, with product MKKLFLGLLTALLIVMAAGCSAKSEGADNSSEQAESSSSKDKTINFGVTPWTSTVPPTKIASLILQDMGYNVKETKANVSGVFMGMSRGEVDVFMDAWFPMHKVQMKKFGDKLERTAVSYPKAKTGWVVPTYMKDINSVSDLKGKEGEFNNKMYGIEEGASATKESNEMIEAYGLDMKQVNSSEGGMLAQADRLMKQEKPVVFFGWRPHTMFNKYDLKVLKNDKGFFESSSVEVVTNSKLKEKAPEAYEFLKNWSISIDDVEQMIVEIEDQGKDPEKVAREWINNHQDKVNKMMGK from the coding sequence ATGAAAAAATTATTTTTAGGTTTGTTAACAGCATTGTTGATTGTAATGGCTGCGGGATGTTCTGCAAAAAGTGAAGGAGCAGACAATTCCTCAGAGCAAGCTGAAAGCAGTAGTAGTAAAGATAAGACGATCAATTTCGGAGTTACGCCCTGGACAAGCACAGTCCCTCCGACTAAGATTGCCAGTCTGATTTTACAGGACATGGGTTACAATGTGAAAGAAACAAAAGCAAATGTCAGTGGCGTATTTATGGGAATGTCCCGAGGGGAAGTCGATGTATTCATGGATGCCTGGTTCCCTATGCACAAGGTCCAAATGAAAAAGTTCGGAGATAAGCTTGAGCGGACAGCTGTCAGCTATCCGAAGGCGAAAACCGGATGGGTTGTGCCTACTTATATGAAAGACATCAACTCCGTTTCCGACTTGAAAGGAAAAGAAGGTGAGTTCAATAACAAAATGTATGGCATTGAAGAAGGAGCCAGTGCTACAAAAGAATCAAACGAAATGATAGAGGCTTATGGGTTGGATATGAAACAAGTTAACTCATCAGAAGGCGGTATGCTGGCGCAGGCCGATCGTTTAATGAAACAGGAAAAGCCAGTCGTTTTCTTCGGATGGCGCCCTCACACGATGTTTAACAAGTACGATTTAAAAGTACTGAAGAATGACAAAGGCTTTTTTGAATCCTCTTCAGTGGAAGTTGTGACTAATAGCAAGCTCAAAGAAAAAGCTCCCGAAGCCTATGAATTCCTTAAAAATTGGAGCATCTCTATTGATGATGTGGAGCAAATGATTGTGGAAATAGAAGACCAAGGCAAGGACCCTGAAAAAGTTGCCCGTGAATGGATTAACAATCACCAGGATAAAGTGAATAAAATGATGGGCAAATAA